From one Synechocystis sp. PCC 6803 substr. PCC-P genomic stretch:
- a CDS encoding class I SAM-dependent methyltransferase: protein MASSVIAATVTFLCFPSSMTQNILPALLDHIRQSPHQRLTFAEFMEWVLYQPDYGYYSSGQVDIAIRGDFVTAIALGADFGELLAEQFLEMWQRLGEPDRFDLLELGAGTGAFAQTVLAQTQRLYPEFFAALHYHIIEESAALRRRQANLLEPWREMGKIQWQTWPELANDSLVGCCFSNEFFDALPVHRVGIKQGVLKEQYIEAGSTDLTSVWDDLSTDKLVDYFASFGLQLTSPPYGENYETEVNLAAQQALEEIARVLAQGWVLTVDYGHPAGKYYHPQRTGGTLQCYFQQRHHDNPFVNLGQQDVTAHVNFTALEWWGECYGLNRLDFSQQGPFLMNLGLGDRLADLSSGQYDLNEIFSRRAILHQLIDPNGLGKFGVLLQGKKLNISMKEPTLRGFRPPTALEIGNLPMAG from the coding sequence ATGGCCAGTTCGGTGATCGCCGCCACCGTGACCTTTCTCTGTTTCCCATCATCCATGACCCAGAATATTCTCCCTGCTCTCCTTGATCATATCCGCCAAAGTCCCCACCAGCGGCTCACTTTTGCGGAGTTTATGGAGTGGGTGCTCTATCAACCTGATTATGGTTATTACAGTAGTGGTCAGGTGGACATTGCCATTCGCGGGGATTTTGTCACGGCGATCGCCTTGGGGGCCGATTTTGGCGAACTGCTGGCGGAGCAATTTTTGGAAATGTGGCAGCGGCTGGGGGAACCGGACCGCTTTGATCTTTTAGAATTGGGGGCTGGAACTGGAGCCTTTGCCCAAACAGTGTTGGCCCAGACCCAAAGACTGTATCCCGAATTTTTTGCCGCCTTACACTACCACATCATTGAGGAGTCCGCCGCCCTCCGCCGAAGGCAAGCCAATCTCTTAGAACCCTGGCGGGAAATGGGCAAAATCCAATGGCAAACTTGGCCAGAGTTGGCAAACGATAGCTTAGTAGGTTGTTGTTTTAGCAATGAATTTTTCGATGCCCTGCCCGTCCATCGAGTGGGCATCAAACAAGGGGTTTTGAAAGAGCAATATATTGAGGCGGGATCAACGGATCTCACTAGCGTTTGGGACGACCTGTCCACTGACAAATTGGTAGATTACTTCGCTAGCTTTGGCTTGCAACTGACTTCTCCTCCCTACGGAGAAAATTATGAAACCGAAGTCAACCTAGCCGCCCAACAGGCTTTGGAAGAAATTGCTCGGGTTTTAGCCCAGGGATGGGTATTAACGGTGGATTATGGCCATCCAGCGGGGAAATATTACCATCCCCAACGCACTGGAGGGACGCTGCAATGCTATTTCCAACAACGGCACCACGATAATCCCTTCGTCAATTTGGGGCAACAGGACGTCACTGCCCATGTCAACTTCACTGCCTTGGAATGGTGGGGAGAATGCTATGGCCTGAATCGTTTGGATTTTAGCCAGCAGGGGCCTTTTTTAATGAATCTTGGCCTTGGCGATCGCCTAGCGGATTTATCCAGTGGGCAGTATGATTTGAACGAAATTTTTTCCCGACGGGCCATTTTGCACCAGTTAATTGATCCCAATGGCCTCGGTAAATTTGGGGTACTACTACAGGGTAAGAAGCTAAATATCTCGATGAAGGAGCCAACTCTGCGGGGTTTTAGGCCCCCAACAGCCTTGGAAATAGGCAATTTACCAATGGCGGGCTAA
- a CDS encoding transposase yields MKNNIKLEKLANDNYMVGTGKNKIESRVVIFTHDNSEFRLVTNLPIESKEIEGVSDEKIAEIYKKRWQIELLWKFLKMHLKLNRLIAKNENAIGIQIYTCIIAYLILKLLVIPKEAGTTMLDKLRYLQAFMCEKISYVHWLRELALR; encoded by the coding sequence ATAAAGAATAATATAAAGCTAGAAAAATTAGCCAATGATAACTATATGGTTGGAACTGGAAAGAATAAAATAGAGAGTAGAGTGGTAATATTCACCCATGATAATTCAGAGTTTAGATTGGTTACAAATTTACCTATAGAAAGTAAAGAAATAGAAGGAGTTAGTGATGAAAAAATAGCAGAAATTTATAAAAAAAGATGGCAAATAGAATTGTTATGGAAATTCTTAAAAATGCACTTAAAGCTGAATAGACTGATTGCCAAAAATGAGAATGCAATTGGGATTCAAATCTATACCTGTATAATTGCTTATTTAATACTAAAATTACTGGTAATCCCAAAAGAAGCAGGTACAACAATGTTAGACAAACTACGTTATTTACAGGCTTTCATGTGTGAAAAAATAAGCTATGTACACTGGCTAAGGGAGTTAGCACTAAGGTGA
- a CDS encoding IS630-like element ISTcSa family transposase — protein MAYSLDLRQRVVAYIEAGGKITEASKIYKIGKASIYRWLNRVDLSPTKVERRHRKLDWEALKKDVEENPDARLIDRAKKFGVRPSAVYYALKKMKINRKKKELRYRERNREERVKYYRMLRELIKLYGSQAIVYIDESGFEAIQACIYAWSKKGKKVYEDRQGKRGVRENLVAGRRKGKKDLIAPMVFTGSLNAEGFEGWLKLYLLPSLDIPSILIMDNAPIHRKTAIKELAKEAGHEVLFLPKYSPDLNDIEHDFSALKRARMYAPIDTSLDEIIRSYCGV, from the coding sequence ATGGCTTACAGTTTAGATTTAAGGCAAAGGGTAGTAGCTTATATAGAAGCTGGAGGAAAAATAACTGAGGCTTCCAAGATATATAAAATAGGAAAAGCCTCGATATACAGATGGTTAAATAGAGTAGATTTAAGCCCAACAAAAGTAGAGCGTCGCCATAGGAAATTAGACTGGGAAGCTCTAAAAAAAGACGTAGAAGAAAATCCCGATGCAAGATTGATAGACAGAGCCAAGAAATTTGGAGTGAGGCCGAGTGCCGTATATTACGCATTAAAGAAAATGAAAATAAACAGAAAAAAAAAAGAACTACGTTATCGAGAAAGAAACCGGGAGGAACGAGTTAAGTACTATAGAATGTTAAGAGAACTAATTAAGCTCTATGGTAGTCAAGCTATAGTTTACATAGATGAATCTGGATTCGAAGCAATCCAGGCTTGTATTTATGCCTGGTCAAAAAAAGGAAAAAAAGTTTATGAAGATAGACAAGGAAAAAGGGGAGTCAGAGAAAATCTAGTAGCAGGGAGAAGAAAAGGAAAAAAAGATTTGATTGCGCCGATGGTTTTTACCGGGAGTTTGAATGCAGAAGGCTTTGAAGGATGGTTAAAATTATATTTGCTACCCTCCCTCGACATTCCATCAATATTAATAATGGATAATGCTCCTATTCATCGTAAAACTGCCATTAAAGAATTGGCTAAAGAAGCAGGTCATGAAGTTCTTTTTTTGCCGAAATATTCTCCTGATTTAAATGATATTGAGCATGACTTTAGTGCCTTGAAACGAGCTAGAATGTACGCTCCTATTGACACGTCTCTTGATGAAATTATCCGTTCTTACTGTGGCGTTTAG
- a CDS encoding Sll0314/Alr1548 family TPR repeat-containing protein, whose amino-acid sequence MLVFLTRFTPMNLIRNRWAQIFTQSILGVLIAGGTAWAGDPFRPNNPHNIGDQTEAAFEAIFRDGNYRGAEEILAGAIQAEPNEPLVYAMQASFAYDANDMEGMRKYAQQTLESAQRLAPSDPLRGNLYIAVGHFLEGSYLLKKGSYLQAVGKTGTVFEHLDKASAINPNDPELNLLRGYLDLFLSRYTPFSQSEQVISRFEQYAAPDYLRYRALATTYRDLEKYDLAMANIDRALAITPDNPELQYLKGQFLRNEGRRSMDLGKLQQAQQYYAMALQKQDQLSRALVVQLNHENNAVVDEIQKLAQNPSLKGF is encoded by the coding sequence GTTGGTTTTCCTCACCCGTTTTACTCCGATGAATTTAATTCGTAATCGTTGGGCCCAAATTTTTACCCAATCTATATTAGGAGTCCTAATAGCTGGTGGTACTGCCTGGGCAGGGGATCCCTTTCGCCCTAACAATCCCCACAATATTGGCGACCAAACAGAAGCTGCCTTTGAAGCCATTTTTCGTGATGGGAACTATCGGGGGGCAGAGGAAATTTTGGCTGGGGCGATTCAAGCTGAACCTAATGAGCCTTTGGTTTATGCCATGCAGGCTTCTTTTGCCTATGACGCTAATGATATGGAAGGAATGAGGAAGTACGCCCAGCAAACCCTAGAGTCGGCCCAGCGCTTGGCCCCCAGCGATCCCTTACGGGGTAACCTATACATTGCTGTGGGTCATTTTTTGGAGGGTAGTTATCTGCTAAAAAAGGGCAGTTACTTACAAGCTGTAGGTAAAACAGGTACGGTATTCGAACACCTAGACAAAGCATCCGCCATTAATCCCAATGATCCGGAACTTAACCTTTTGCGGGGTTACTTAGATCTGTTTTTGTCCCGTTATACTCCCTTTAGCCAATCGGAACAGGTAATTAGTCGCTTTGAGCAGTATGCGGCACCTGACTATCTCCGTTACCGTGCCCTAGCCACTACCTACCGAGATTTGGAAAAGTATGACCTTGCCATGGCTAATATTGACCGGGCGCTGGCTATCACCCCAGACAATCCGGAATTGCAATACTTGAAAGGGCAGTTTTTACGTAATGAAGGACGCCGCAGTATGGATTTAGGCAAGCTTCAACAGGCTCAGCAATACTACGCAATGGCCCTACAAAAACAAGATCAGCTATCTCGGGCATTGGTGGTTCAGCTTAACCATGAAAACAATGCGGTAGTGGATGAAATTCAAAAATTAGCCCAAAATCCTAGTCTTAAGGGCTTCTAA